One Salvia splendens isolate huo1 chromosome 12, SspV2, whole genome shotgun sequence genomic window carries:
- the LOC121758515 gene encoding probable calcium-binding protein CML18 translates to MNCKAPAVKLDDEQLAELREIFRSFDRNNDGSLTELELGSLLRSLGLKPSPDQIDALIQKADTNSNGLIEFSEFVSLVAPELLPSKSPYTEEQLRQLFEMFDRDGNGYITAAELAHSMAKLGHALTAEELTGMIREADTDGDGRINFQEFSQAITSAAFDNSWA, encoded by the coding sequence ATGAACTGTAAAGCTCCGGCCGTGAAATTGGACGACGAGCAGTTGGCGGAGCTGCGGGAGATATTCCGATCATTCGACCGGAACAATGACGGTAGCCTGACGGAGCTGGAGCTTGGCTCGCTGCTGCGGTCGCTCGGTTTGAAGCCGAGCCCCGATCAGATCGACGCGCTGATCCAGAAGGCCGACACGAACAGCAACGGATTGATAGAGTTCTCGGAGTTCGTGTCGCTGGTGGCGCCGGAGCTCCTGCCGTCGAAGTCGCCTTACACGGAGGAGCAGCTCAGGCAGCTCTTCGAGATGTTTGATCGGGACGGAAACGGTTACATCACGGCAGCGGAGCTGGCGCACTCCATGGCCAAGCTCGGCCATGCCCTGACTGCGGAAGAGCTCACCGGGATGATCAGGGAGGCCGACACCGACGGCGACGGCAGGATCAATTTTCAGGAGTTCTCGCAAGCAATCACCTCTGCCGCCTTTGATAATTCTTGGGCTTGA
- the LOC121759661 gene encoding uncharacterized protein LOC121759661, with product MWNGNGNAVMQTAMRYFSTSSRKRAPNLRKINPRVPFQEAAYIAEGLYDVIKANGPLTIGNAWNHVKEAGISGLNSKTHMKIMLKWMRGRSMLKQICNQVGSNKKFLVTTYPEEPLTADQVINSPEVKPKTLKPSKSDRKPVQ from the exons ATGTGGAACGGCAACGGAAATGCGGTGATGCAGACGGCGATGAGGTATTTCTCCACGAGCTCGCGGAAGCGTGCCCCCAATTTGAGGAAGATAAATCCTAGGGTTCCATTTCAGGAGGCCGCCTACATTGCCGAAGGTCTCTACGACGTCATCAAGGCTAATGGCCCTCTCACCATCGGAAACGCGTGGAATCACGTCAAG GAAGCTGGTATCAGTGGACTAAATAGCAAAACACACATGAAGATTATGCTGAAGTGGATGAGAGGTAGGAGTATGCTCAAACAAATCTGTAACCAAGTTGGATCTAACAAGAAATTTCTGGTCACAACATATCCAGAAGAACCTTTGACGGCAGACCAggtgatcaactcccccgaagTGAAGCCAAAGACTCTGAAACCTTCAAAGTCTGATAGAAAACCAGTACAATAA